From a region of the Phragmites australis chromosome 21, lpPhrAust1.1, whole genome shotgun sequence genome:
- the LOC133903969 gene encoding nucleolin 2-like isoform X1, whose translation MGKSSKKSGVEVAPAAVPVPEGKSGKKGKRSAEDEVEKAVSAKKQKTVPEKVVPAKVSSIKVKKEPPPKKVESSSSEEDSSDSEEEVQPKKVVQPKKGTQPAKKESSDDSSDESSSDDEPSKKPVARSKKPLAAISSSSDSDESSSDEEPAKKSAPPPMKPVAVVSNGSKKVQSDSSSSDSSSDEESDEDEKPAAQLKPSVASVQKKTQESDSSDSDSDDESDEDMPAKAPVAAKKKEESSDSSDSETDSDSEDEKNNAKTVLPAKAAPHKEKEESSDSSESDSDSDEPEKPTIPAKRSLATDKKNGQSKDESDDSSDESSDESDEEPPQKKLKDAASSGAAKPATKVSKKESSSDEDDDDSSEESSDDENNKETQLKLKPKAEDSGSSESSEEESDEESDEPTKTPKKKGTSVDSSLTATQSATKSAQNEPKTPSRNQSQATGSKTIFVGNLSYHIEREQIKQFFEEAGEVVDIRLATFDDGSFKGFGHVEFTTAEAAQKALEFAGHDLMGRPVRLDLAIERGAYTPGSGRDNSSFNKSAQRSGNTVFIKGFDTSLGEDQIRSSLEEHFGSCGEITRVSLPKDYETGACKGMAYMDFKDQDSLSKAYELNGSDLGGFSLYVDEAKPKPDNYRDGGFSGDRRGGYSGRGGSDRGRGGGRGRDGGRFGRGFGRDGGRGRARGDRGRGGGRGGTPYRQSAGTASTGKKTKFGDDE comes from the exons ATGGGTAAGTCGAGCAAGAAGTCCGGTGTTGAGGTTGCACCTGCTGCTGTCCCGGTTCCAGAGGGGAAATCTGGAAAGAAGG GGAAGAGGAGTgcggaagatgaggttgagaagGCTGTCAGTGCCAAGAAGCAAAAGACTGTACCTGAAAAGGTCGTGCCCGCGAAGGTCAGCTCCATTAAAGTGAAGAAGGAGCCCCCTCCAAAGAAAGTTGAGAGCAGCAGTTCTGAGGAAGATTCTTCAGATTCTGAAGAGGAG GTCCAGCCAAAGAAGGTTGTACAGCCTAAGAAAGGTACACAACCTGCTAAAAAGGAGTCCAGCGATGATAGCAGTGATGAGAGCTCCTCAGATGAT GAACCTTCAAAAAAACCTGTTGCTCGTTCAAAGAAACCCCTGGCTGCTATCAGTAGCAGCAGTGACAGTGATGAGAGCAGCTCTGATGAGGAACCTGCAAAGAAGTCCGCTCCTCCTCCAATGAAGCCTGTTGCAGTGGTTAGCAATGGTTCTAAAAAGGTTCAGTCTGATAGCAGCAGCTCTGACAGTAGCTCGGATGAGGAATCTGATGAGGATGAA AAGCCTGCTGCTCAACTAAAGCCTTCAGTTGCCTCTGTACAAAAGAAGACCCAGGAGTCTGATAGCTCTGACAGCGATTCTGATGATGAATCAGATGAG GATATGCCTGCTAAAGCTCCTGTAGCagcaaagaaaaaggaagaatcCAGTGACAGTTCTGATTCTGAGACTGATTCTGACTCGGAGGATGAG AAAAACAATGCTAAAACAGTACTACCTGCCAAGGCTGCTCCTcataaagagaaagaagaatcTAGTGATAGCTCAGAATCTGACTCAGATTCTGATGAA CCTGAAAAACCTACTATCCCTGCAAAAAGGTCTCTAGCAACAGATAAGAAGAATGGACAG TCCAAAGATGAATCTGATGATAGTTCCGATGAGAGTTCTGATGAAAGTGATGAGGAGCCTCCACAAAAGAAGCTTAAG GATGCTGCATCTTCTGGTGCTGCAAAGCCTGCTACTAAGGTTTCAAAGAAAGAAAGCagcagtgatgaagatgatgatgacagtTCAGAAGAAAGCTCTGATGATGAAAACAATAAAGAAACTCAATTGAAG CTTAAACCAAAAGCAGAAGACAGTGGCAGCTCTGAATCTTCTGAAGAAGAAAGTGATGAGGAAAGTGACGAACCGACTAAAACTCCCAAGAAAAAG GGAACTTCTGTAGACAGCTCTCTTACTGCAACACAATCTGCGACAAAATCGGCACAGAATGAA CCAAAAACTCCTTCCCGCAACCAAAGCCAGGCTACTGGGTCAAAGACGATTTTTGTTGGGAATCTATCCTACCATATAGAGCGTGAACAAAT TAAGCAATTTTTTGAGGAGGCTGGTGAGGTTGTTGATATCCGTTTGGCTACTTTTGATGATGGGAGCTTCAAGGGCTTTGGACATGTTGAATTCACTACGGCTGaagctgctcagaag gcaCTTGAATTTGCTGGTCATGACCTTATGGGACGGCCTGTCAGGCTTGATCTGGCTATCGAGAGGGGTGCATACACTCCTGGCAGCGG GAGGGACAACAGTTCTTTCAATAAGTCTGCTCAAAGGTCAGGAAACACTGTGTTTATTAAAGGCTTTGATACATCTCTTGGAGAGGACCAG ATCCGGAGTTCTCTTGAAGAACATTTTGGTTCATGTGGAGAGATTACTCGAGTTTCACTTCCAAAGGATTATGAAACTGGTGCATGCAAAGG GATGGCATACATGGATTTTAAGGATCAGGATTCCTTGTCTAAAGCATATGAGCTGAATGGATCTGACCTTGGTGGCTTCAGCTTGTACGTTGATGAAGCAAAGCCTAAACCTGATAACTACAGAGATGGTGGCTTTAGTGGTGACAGACGTGGTGGCTACAGTGGAAGAGGAGGGAGTGACAGGGGCCGTGGAGGAGGCCGTGGACGCGATGGAGGCCGTTTTGGGCGCGGTTTTGGGCGCgatggtggtcgtggacgtgCAAGGGGTGACAGAGGCCGTGGTGGAGGCCGGGGTGGTACGCCTTACAGGCAGAGCGCTGGTACTGCTAGTACAG gAAAGAAGACAAAATTCGGTGACGACGAGTGA
- the LOC133903969 gene encoding nucleolin 2-like isoform X3, with translation MGKSSKKSGVEVAPAAVPVPEGKSGKKGKRSAEDEVEKAVSAKKQKTVPEKVVPAKVSSIKVKKEPPPKKVESSSSEEDSSDSEEEEPSKKPVARSKKPLAAISSSSDSDESSSDEEPAKKSAPPPMKPVAVVSNGSKKVQSDSSSSDSSSDEESDEDEKPAAQLKPSVASVQKKTQESDSSDSDSDDESDEDMPAKAPVAAKKKEESSDSSDSETDSDSEDEKNNAKTVLPAKAAPHKEKEESSDSSESDSDSDEPEKPTIPAKRSLATDKKNGQSKDESDDSSDESSDESDEEPPQKKLKDAASSGAAKPATKVSKKESSSDEDDDDSSEESSDDENNKETQLKLKPKAEDSGSSESSEEESDEESDEPTKTPKKKGTSVDSSLTATQSATKSAQNEPKTPSRNQSQATGSKTIFVGNLSYHIEREQIKQFFEEAGEVVDIRLATFDDGSFKGFGHVEFTTAEAAQKALEFAGHDLMGRPVRLDLAIERGAYTPGSGRDNSSFNKSAQRSGNTVFIKGFDTSLGEDQIRSSLEEHFGSCGEITRVSLPKDYETGACKGMAYMDFKDQDSLSKAYELNGSDLGGFSLYVDEAKPKPDNYRDGGFSGDRRGGYSGRGGSDRGRGGGRGRDGGRFGRGFGRDGGRGRARGDRGRGGGRGGTPYRQSAGTASTGKKTKFGDDE, from the exons ATGGGTAAGTCGAGCAAGAAGTCCGGTGTTGAGGTTGCACCTGCTGCTGTCCCGGTTCCAGAGGGGAAATCTGGAAAGAAGG GGAAGAGGAGTgcggaagatgaggttgagaagGCTGTCAGTGCCAAGAAGCAAAAGACTGTACCTGAAAAGGTCGTGCCCGCGAAGGTCAGCTCCATTAAAGTGAAGAAGGAGCCCCCTCCAAAGAAAGTTGAGAGCAGCAGTTCTGAGGAAGATTCTTCAGATTCTGAAGAGGAG GAACCTTCAAAAAAACCTGTTGCTCGTTCAAAGAAACCCCTGGCTGCTATCAGTAGCAGCAGTGACAGTGATGAGAGCAGCTCTGATGAGGAACCTGCAAAGAAGTCCGCTCCTCCTCCAATGAAGCCTGTTGCAGTGGTTAGCAATGGTTCTAAAAAGGTTCAGTCTGATAGCAGCAGCTCTGACAGTAGCTCGGATGAGGAATCTGATGAGGATGAA AAGCCTGCTGCTCAACTAAAGCCTTCAGTTGCCTCTGTACAAAAGAAGACCCAGGAGTCTGATAGCTCTGACAGCGATTCTGATGATGAATCAGATGAG GATATGCCTGCTAAAGCTCCTGTAGCagcaaagaaaaaggaagaatcCAGTGACAGTTCTGATTCTGAGACTGATTCTGACTCGGAGGATGAG AAAAACAATGCTAAAACAGTACTACCTGCCAAGGCTGCTCCTcataaagagaaagaagaatcTAGTGATAGCTCAGAATCTGACTCAGATTCTGATGAA CCTGAAAAACCTACTATCCCTGCAAAAAGGTCTCTAGCAACAGATAAGAAGAATGGACAG TCCAAAGATGAATCTGATGATAGTTCCGATGAGAGTTCTGATGAAAGTGATGAGGAGCCTCCACAAAAGAAGCTTAAG GATGCTGCATCTTCTGGTGCTGCAAAGCCTGCTACTAAGGTTTCAAAGAAAGAAAGCagcagtgatgaagatgatgatgacagtTCAGAAGAAAGCTCTGATGATGAAAACAATAAAGAAACTCAATTGAAG CTTAAACCAAAAGCAGAAGACAGTGGCAGCTCTGAATCTTCTGAAGAAGAAAGTGATGAGGAAAGTGACGAACCGACTAAAACTCCCAAGAAAAAG GGAACTTCTGTAGACAGCTCTCTTACTGCAACACAATCTGCGACAAAATCGGCACAGAATGAA CCAAAAACTCCTTCCCGCAACCAAAGCCAGGCTACTGGGTCAAAGACGATTTTTGTTGGGAATCTATCCTACCATATAGAGCGTGAACAAAT TAAGCAATTTTTTGAGGAGGCTGGTGAGGTTGTTGATATCCGTTTGGCTACTTTTGATGATGGGAGCTTCAAGGGCTTTGGACATGTTGAATTCACTACGGCTGaagctgctcagaag gcaCTTGAATTTGCTGGTCATGACCTTATGGGACGGCCTGTCAGGCTTGATCTGGCTATCGAGAGGGGTGCATACACTCCTGGCAGCGG GAGGGACAACAGTTCTTTCAATAAGTCTGCTCAAAGGTCAGGAAACACTGTGTTTATTAAAGGCTTTGATACATCTCTTGGAGAGGACCAG ATCCGGAGTTCTCTTGAAGAACATTTTGGTTCATGTGGAGAGATTACTCGAGTTTCACTTCCAAAGGATTATGAAACTGGTGCATGCAAAGG GATGGCATACATGGATTTTAAGGATCAGGATTCCTTGTCTAAAGCATATGAGCTGAATGGATCTGACCTTGGTGGCTTCAGCTTGTACGTTGATGAAGCAAAGCCTAAACCTGATAACTACAGAGATGGTGGCTTTAGTGGTGACAGACGTGGTGGCTACAGTGGAAGAGGAGGGAGTGACAGGGGCCGTGGAGGAGGCCGTGGACGCGATGGAGGCCGTTTTGGGCGCGGTTTTGGGCGCgatggtggtcgtggacgtgCAAGGGGTGACAGAGGCCGTGGTGGAGGCCGGGGTGGTACGCCTTACAGGCAGAGCGCTGGTACTGCTAGTACAG gAAAGAAGACAAAATTCGGTGACGACGAGTGA
- the LOC133903969 gene encoding nucleolin 2-like isoform X2 — protein sequence MGKSSKKSGVEVAPAAVPVPEGKSGKKGKRSAEDEVEKAVSAKKQKTVPEKVVPAKVSSIKVKKEPPPKKVESSSSEEDSSDSEEEPKKVVQPKKGTQPAKKESSDDSSDESSSDDEPSKKPVARSKKPLAAISSSSDSDESSSDEEPAKKSAPPPMKPVAVVSNGSKKVQSDSSSSDSSSDEESDEDEKPAAQLKPSVASVQKKTQESDSSDSDSDDESDEDMPAKAPVAAKKKEESSDSSDSETDSDSEDEKNNAKTVLPAKAAPHKEKEESSDSSESDSDSDEPEKPTIPAKRSLATDKKNGQSKDESDDSSDESSDESDEEPPQKKLKDAASSGAAKPATKVSKKESSSDEDDDDSSEESSDDENNKETQLKLKPKAEDSGSSESSEEESDEESDEPTKTPKKKGTSVDSSLTATQSATKSAQNEPKTPSRNQSQATGSKTIFVGNLSYHIEREQIKQFFEEAGEVVDIRLATFDDGSFKGFGHVEFTTAEAAQKALEFAGHDLMGRPVRLDLAIERGAYTPGSGRDNSSFNKSAQRSGNTVFIKGFDTSLGEDQIRSSLEEHFGSCGEITRVSLPKDYETGACKGMAYMDFKDQDSLSKAYELNGSDLGGFSLYVDEAKPKPDNYRDGGFSGDRRGGYSGRGGSDRGRGGGRGRDGGRFGRGFGRDGGRGRARGDRGRGGGRGGTPYRQSAGTASTGKKTKFGDDE from the exons ATGGGTAAGTCGAGCAAGAAGTCCGGTGTTGAGGTTGCACCTGCTGCTGTCCCGGTTCCAGAGGGGAAATCTGGAAAGAAGG GGAAGAGGAGTgcggaagatgaggttgagaagGCTGTCAGTGCCAAGAAGCAAAAGACTGTACCTGAAAAGGTCGTGCCCGCGAAGGTCAGCTCCATTAAAGTGAAGAAGGAGCCCCCTCCAAAGAAAGTTGAGAGCAGCAGTTCTGAGGAAGATTCTTCAGATTCTGAAGAGGAG CCAAAGAAGGTTGTACAGCCTAAGAAAGGTACACAACCTGCTAAAAAGGAGTCCAGCGATGATAGCAGTGATGAGAGCTCCTCAGATGAT GAACCTTCAAAAAAACCTGTTGCTCGTTCAAAGAAACCCCTGGCTGCTATCAGTAGCAGCAGTGACAGTGATGAGAGCAGCTCTGATGAGGAACCTGCAAAGAAGTCCGCTCCTCCTCCAATGAAGCCTGTTGCAGTGGTTAGCAATGGTTCTAAAAAGGTTCAGTCTGATAGCAGCAGCTCTGACAGTAGCTCGGATGAGGAATCTGATGAGGATGAA AAGCCTGCTGCTCAACTAAAGCCTTCAGTTGCCTCTGTACAAAAGAAGACCCAGGAGTCTGATAGCTCTGACAGCGATTCTGATGATGAATCAGATGAG GATATGCCTGCTAAAGCTCCTGTAGCagcaaagaaaaaggaagaatcCAGTGACAGTTCTGATTCTGAGACTGATTCTGACTCGGAGGATGAG AAAAACAATGCTAAAACAGTACTACCTGCCAAGGCTGCTCCTcataaagagaaagaagaatcTAGTGATAGCTCAGAATCTGACTCAGATTCTGATGAA CCTGAAAAACCTACTATCCCTGCAAAAAGGTCTCTAGCAACAGATAAGAAGAATGGACAG TCCAAAGATGAATCTGATGATAGTTCCGATGAGAGTTCTGATGAAAGTGATGAGGAGCCTCCACAAAAGAAGCTTAAG GATGCTGCATCTTCTGGTGCTGCAAAGCCTGCTACTAAGGTTTCAAAGAAAGAAAGCagcagtgatgaagatgatgatgacagtTCAGAAGAAAGCTCTGATGATGAAAACAATAAAGAAACTCAATTGAAG CTTAAACCAAAAGCAGAAGACAGTGGCAGCTCTGAATCTTCTGAAGAAGAAAGTGATGAGGAAAGTGACGAACCGACTAAAACTCCCAAGAAAAAG GGAACTTCTGTAGACAGCTCTCTTACTGCAACACAATCTGCGACAAAATCGGCACAGAATGAA CCAAAAACTCCTTCCCGCAACCAAAGCCAGGCTACTGGGTCAAAGACGATTTTTGTTGGGAATCTATCCTACCATATAGAGCGTGAACAAAT TAAGCAATTTTTTGAGGAGGCTGGTGAGGTTGTTGATATCCGTTTGGCTACTTTTGATGATGGGAGCTTCAAGGGCTTTGGACATGTTGAATTCACTACGGCTGaagctgctcagaag gcaCTTGAATTTGCTGGTCATGACCTTATGGGACGGCCTGTCAGGCTTGATCTGGCTATCGAGAGGGGTGCATACACTCCTGGCAGCGG GAGGGACAACAGTTCTTTCAATAAGTCTGCTCAAAGGTCAGGAAACACTGTGTTTATTAAAGGCTTTGATACATCTCTTGGAGAGGACCAG ATCCGGAGTTCTCTTGAAGAACATTTTGGTTCATGTGGAGAGATTACTCGAGTTTCACTTCCAAAGGATTATGAAACTGGTGCATGCAAAGG GATGGCATACATGGATTTTAAGGATCAGGATTCCTTGTCTAAAGCATATGAGCTGAATGGATCTGACCTTGGTGGCTTCAGCTTGTACGTTGATGAAGCAAAGCCTAAACCTGATAACTACAGAGATGGTGGCTTTAGTGGTGACAGACGTGGTGGCTACAGTGGAAGAGGAGGGAGTGACAGGGGCCGTGGAGGAGGCCGTGGACGCGATGGAGGCCGTTTTGGGCGCGGTTTTGGGCGCgatggtggtcgtggacgtgCAAGGGGTGACAGAGGCCGTGGTGGAGGCCGGGGTGGTACGCCTTACAGGCAGAGCGCTGGTACTGCTAGTACAG gAAAGAAGACAAAATTCGGTGACGACGAGTGA